The Deltaproteobacteria bacterium GWA2_45_12 DNA window ATATGCGCAGTGACCCGGCAGCCTCTCGAGATCAAGTGGCCGTAGCCTCTAATGCATTATTAATTAGAAATGCCGGCCCAAAAAATAATTTGACCATCCTTTGTGATTCGGGACCCGGGCTCCAACTACCCTCAGAAGCCCGGGGAAAACTAGGGATACCGGATGAGGACGTTTTGCTGGAAAATATGGCTCATCTTGGCGTGACCCCCGATGATGTCGATGTTTATCTTCCCAGCCATCTTCACGGGATCATACAGGCTGGGCGTTTGAAGGAAGTCGTTTCAGGCTCCCTCGAGCGCATGTGATCACAAGCCGCCAAGCCCTGGATGACAATGCCCGCGCTACAACTGATGGAGACGCTTCATTCCTACCCGAAGTCGGGAAGATTCTTAACTCTCTGTTGGCGGAGGGCAGGATGACACTACTGGATGCCGGAGCCGTTTCTCTCACAGGTCCGGGCATCAGCATTCCCATGTTGGGTGATGACATCCAATTTTTCTTCAGTCGTGGGCATTCCGAAGGACAAATGCACGCTGTTTTCTCAACGATCTTCGGCGCCATTGTCTTTGGCGGTGACTTCTGGCCAACCGTTTGGCATGCCCAAGACCCCTCCCGATTCATGCCCCAATTCGACCGTCGCGACCTTCCGGCACTTCTTAGGGATAAAGAAAGTTTTTTACCCAGAGCTGCCGCCTATCAGGTGTACTTGTATTTTTATCACGACCCAGAAGTAGCGGCGGCCCAAGTAGTTGAGAATGCGGGACAATATGAGATTAAAAATCCTTTACAAGAAGTGCGTTGGTCATCAGATAGTTAAGTTAGTGAGTTTAAGATGGAGTAAGTTCTTGAGTTTGATTTATGGTTAAAGACTTCTCAAAAATATTCTAGCAGTCAATATTCTTCCCAACTGATGACCTCGGTCCAGGGCGGGATTTTTAGACAATTTGTCAATCGAATTTACAATTTGGTTTTTTAAGCATTCCTCACCACTCCCGCAGGGGTTGGGTGGCGGAGTGCTTTTTGCATGAGTTTGGCTTTGTCGTAGAGTTCGGCGAATTCGTTTTCGGTGTCCAATTTGTATTTTTCCATCGTGCGCAGCGCGTGGTCGGGCTGTTGCTTTCTTAAATACAAAATACAGACGTCGCGGATCATCGTTTTGTTGCCCGGCTTGTGGGGCAGGATGAGCTCATAGACCTTCAAGAGATTGTCGTAGTCTTTTGTTTCCTTGAAATTTTGTGCCAAATGCTCAAATTGCGTGAGCGCCTCGGCCAAGTTGCCGTCGAGTTGATGGCCTTCGGCAAGTTTGCGCCTGTTTAAAGACGATGGATCAATGGAAACGATACGGGACAGGCATTCGATATGTTTGTTGGTTTCTCCGTGGGCATGATAAGCGGCTGCAGCAATATAAAGTTGATTGACTGCTTCCTTTGGCATTTCAAGTTTTAAGTATAAATCGGTGAGCTTTAAATTGAGGTCGGTTCGATCAGGATCGATTTTTAAAATGATCTTGATGATGGAAATGGCTTTTAAAATAAAATTGTCGGCGATGTATTTTTGAACCACTTCTTCGTAGGTTTCAATGGCTTTTTTGGATTCATGCGCCTTGAAATAGGTTTCAGAGATTTTTATTTTGATGCGGAGATCATCCGGGTGGCTTTGTGAAAGGGCAATATAATCTAAAAGGAGACTTTCATACTTGTTTTTCTGAAAGACTTTTCCGAAAAAATCCTTGGCTTGTTTGACGATGTCACCAAGTTTCATATTATTTTTTTAGGCTTTCAACTAAAGCCTCCAAGCCCAGTAAATAGCTGTGTGGACCAAACCCACAAATCTGCCCTACAGCCACGGAAGAAACATAGGAATGATGCCTGAAAGGTTCACGCTTATAAATATTGGATAAATGAACTTCAACGACGGGCACATGGGCAGCCAAGAGGGCATCGCGTATGGCGACACTGGTATGGGTGTAAGCTGCCGGGTTAATCAGGATGCCGCTGATTTTTTTTGTGCAAGATTGGATCTTGTTGACCAATTCCCCCTCTGTGTTGGATTGAAAACTTTCAAGGGTTACCTTTAACTCTTTTGCTTTTTTTTTCAGGGCTTTGTCAATGGAGTCAAGAGTGACATCCCCATAAATATCCTGCTCGCGCGTGCCCAACATGTTCAGATTGGGGCCGTGGATGACTTGGATGGTTATTTGTTTTTTTGCGGCCATGCAAGGGTGCGGGTGATTTCACTCACCCGCATTGGTTTGATGAAAGTTTTTCCTATTTTTTTAATAACAATGTAACGAATTGTATCGTTTGTAGTCTTTTTATCAAGTGCTATCACCTGGGAATATTTTTTTTGTGAGTAGCCAGGCCATTGTGTCGGGAGCCCCGCTTTTTGAAGCAGGGCTTGAAGGCGACTTAATTCTTCTTTTTTACAAAATCCTTTTTTCACAGAAAGAGTGGCCGCATACATCATGCCCATGCTTATGGCTTCTCCATGATGAATTTTGTTGTAGCCACTTAAGGTTTCAATGGCATGCCCCAGAGTGTGCCCAAGATTAAGCAGCGCTCTTAACCCTGATTCTTTTTCGTCTTTTGAAACAATCAGGGCTTTAATATGGCATGAGCGGCTAACGATGGTGTTAAGCGTGTTGGGATCCATTTTCAAAATTTTGGGCAAATGAGATTCAATGTATTTGAAAAATTTTTCATCCCACAAAACGCCGTATTTGATGACCTCACTTAACCCACATAAAAATTCTCGCTTGGAAAGTGTGTTTAAAAAATTTGTGTCAATGCACACCCATTTGGGCTGGTAAAAAGCCCCCACAAGATTTTTCCCTGCGGGCAAATCAACACCCGTTTTTCCTCCAACGCTGCTGTCTACCTGGGCCAAGAGGGTTGTGGGCACTTGGATGAAGGGAATGCCTCTTAAATAGGTGGCGGCCACAAAGCCGCCAATGTCTCCAACAACGCCCCCTCCAAAAGCGACGAGAGCTGTTTTTCGATCCACTTTAAGATCCGACATTTTCCAGTAAATTTTTTCGACAGTCTGCAAT harbors:
- a CDS encoding type II 3-dehydroquinate dehydratase, producing MTIQVIHGPNLNMLGTREQDIYGDVTLDSIDKALKKKAKELKVTLESFQSNTEGELVNKIQSCTKKISGILINPAAYTHTSVAIRDALLAAHVPVVEVHLSNIYKREPFRHHSYVSSVAVGQICGFGPHSYLLGLEALVESLKK
- a CDS encoding 3-dehydroquinate synthase, which translates into the protein MPQVKVNLDDRSYTIDIAPGASLNMGTKIAKFIPSRRVVVLTNTTLARLYQKKLTRELKTLHAQWIVIPDGEKYKTLQTVEKIYWKMSDLKVDRKTALVAFGGGVVGDIGGFVAATYLRGIPFIQVPTTLLAQVDSSVGGKTGVDLPAGKNLVGAFYQPKWVCIDTNFLNTLSKREFLCGLSEVIKYGVLWDEKFFKYIESHLPKILKMDPNTLNTIVSRSCHIKALIVSKDEKESGLRALLNLGHTLGHAIETLSGYNKIHHGEAISMGMMYAATLSVKKGFCKKEELSRLQALLQKAGLPTQWPGYSQKKYSQVIALDKKTTNDTIRYIVIKKIGKTFIKPMRVSEITRTLAWPQKNK